From a single Bremerella alba genomic region:
- the metK gene encoding methionine adenosyltransferase: MGHPDKMADQISDGILDALLAQDPHSRVACETMVTTGVAIVAGEITTKAQIDYQDVIRQVIRDIGYTSDDMGFNADTCAVMVTLDRQSPDIAQGVNDDSDKGKEIGAGDQGLMFGYACNHTPELMPLPVALSHRILNRLTEARQNGEVDWLRPDSKSQVTVEFDGDRPVGIHTVVVSTQHADGVDNETIRNFVIDKVIKPILPEEFVDDDIIFHINPTGKFVVGGPMGDCGLTGRKIIVDTYGGWGRHGGGAFSGKDSTKVDRSAAYMGRYVAKNIVAAGLADRCEVQLAYAIGVTDPVSVHIDTFGTGKVDDEKISEIVRDVFPLSPGGIIDYLDLRRPIFRATAAGGHFGRDEFPWEATDKAEELAKLAGVTVSA, from the coding sequence ATGGGTCACCCGGACAAGATGGCCGACCAAATCTCGGACGGTATCTTGGACGCACTACTTGCTCAAGACCCACACAGCCGCGTTGCCTGCGAAACGATGGTTACCACCGGCGTTGCCATCGTCGCTGGTGAGATCACCACCAAGGCTCAAATTGACTACCAAGATGTCATTCGCCAGGTGATTCGCGACATCGGTTACACCAGCGACGACATGGGCTTCAATGCCGATACATGTGCCGTCATGGTGACCTTGGACCGTCAAAGCCCCGACATCGCTCAAGGCGTCAACGACGACTCCGATAAAGGCAAAGAAATTGGCGCCGGCGACCAGGGCCTAATGTTTGGCTACGCATGTAACCACACTCCGGAACTGATGCCGCTGCCGGTCGCTCTTTCGCACCGCATCCTCAACCGATTGACCGAAGCTCGCCAGAACGGCGAAGTCGATTGGCTGCGTCCCGACAGTAAGAGCCAGGTTACCGTCGAATTCGATGGCGATCGCCCTGTCGGAATTCACACAGTGGTCGTTTCGACCCAGCACGCCGATGGCGTCGACAATGAAACGATCCGCAATTTCGTCATCGACAAGGTCATTAAACCGATCTTGCCGGAAGAATTCGTCGACGACGACATCATCTTCCACATCAACCCGACCGGCAAGTTTGTTGTCGGTGGTCCGATGGGTGACTGCGGCCTGACCGGTCGTAAGATCATCGTCGACACCTACGGCGGCTGGGGCCGTCACGGTGGTGGTGCATTCAGCGGCAAGGACTCGACCAAGGTCGACCGCAGTGCCGCGTACATGGGCCGTTACGTCGCCAAGAACATTGTCGCTGCCGGCCTGGCCGATCGCTGCGAAGTTCAGCTCGCTTATGCCATCGGTGTGACCGATCCTGTTTCGGTTCACATCGACACGTTCGGCACCGGCAAGGTCGACGACGAAAAGATCTCTGAGATCGTTCGAGACGTCTTCCCACTGAGCCCTGGCGGCATCATCGATTACCTCGACCTGCGTCGTCCGATCTTCCGCGCCACTGCGGCAGGCGGTCACTTTGGTCGCGACGAATTCCCATGGGAAGCTACCGATAAAGCGGAAGAACTGGCCAAGCTGGCTGGCGTGACCGTTTCGGCGTAG
- a CDS encoding 3-deoxy-D-manno-octulosonic acid transferase gives MFTWLLNFVYLALITALSPYLLWAAATKGKYREGFAEKFLGRVPRRPEGASQHLWLHAVSVGEVNLLAPLIRELQQTYPDVTFHITTTTKAGHDLAKTKYAEHTVSYAPLDFSWAVQRAYQNIQPDAVLLAELELWPNLIRFANHYDAKIAVVNGRLSEKSHRGYSRIGFLVRPLLKMLDWIGAQDETYAARFNDLGADPDKIQVTGSIKFDGITPDRHNPQTQALRELAGLSHDDIVWLAGSTQSGEEPLILEAFQTAQQQVPGLKLLLVPRHPHRFDEVAADLQSRSFAFQRRSQLTAESCGDVSILLIDSVGELSAWWGTADIAFVGGSLGNRGGQNMIEPAAYGAAVAVGPNTWNFKDVVERLRAADALTVVRDAESLAEFVVKASLDSTWRLHQGEQAQEVVLAQQGATARTIQGLKPLLDPPQIVKFRTAA, from the coding sequence ATGTTCACTTGGCTACTCAATTTCGTCTACTTAGCGCTGATCACGGCCCTTTCTCCCTACCTATTGTGGGCCGCGGCGACCAAGGGAAAATACCGCGAAGGCTTCGCCGAAAAGTTCCTCGGACGCGTTCCTCGCCGGCCAGAGGGAGCATCTCAGCATCTTTGGCTGCACGCGGTTAGCGTGGGGGAAGTCAACCTGCTTGCCCCCCTCATAAGAGAGCTACAGCAGACCTATCCCGACGTCACCTTTCATATCACCACCACCACCAAGGCCGGCCACGACTTGGCGAAGACCAAGTACGCCGAACACACCGTCAGTTACGCTCCGCTCGATTTCTCGTGGGCCGTCCAACGCGCCTACCAGAACATCCAGCCCGATGCGGTGCTGCTTGCGGAACTGGAGTTGTGGCCGAACCTAATTCGTTTCGCCAATCATTACGATGCCAAGATCGCCGTCGTGAATGGTCGCTTGAGCGAGAAGAGCCATCGTGGTTACTCACGCATCGGTTTTCTTGTTCGCCCCCTCCTGAAGATGCTGGACTGGATCGGTGCCCAGGACGAAACGTATGCCGCAAGGTTCAACGACTTGGGAGCAGACCCGGACAAAATCCAAGTGACCGGGTCGATCAAGTTTGACGGCATTACACCCGATCGCCATAACCCCCAAACCCAGGCACTCCGCGAACTCGCTGGCCTCAGCCACGACGACATTGTCTGGCTGGCCGGCAGCACCCAAAGCGGCGAAGAACCGCTCATTCTGGAAGCGTTCCAAACAGCCCAGCAGCAGGTCCCTGGCCTGAAACTGCTGCTCGTGCCGCGACATCCGCATCGATTCGATGAAGTCGCGGCTGACCTTCAATCGAGAAGCTTTGCCTTTCAACGCCGTAGCCAGCTCACCGCAGAAAGCTGTGGTGACGTAAGCATATTGCTGATCGACAGTGTCGGCGAGCTTTCCGCCTGGTGGGGAACCGCAGACATCGCGTTTGTGGGGGGAAGTCTTGGTAATCGTGGCGGACAAAACATGATCGAGCCGGCCGCCTATGGTGCTGCGGTCGCCGTGGGCCCCAATACGTGGAACTTCAAAGATGTGGTCGAGCGGCTTCGGGCGGCCGATGCATTGACCGTTGTTCGCGACGCCGAAAGCTTGGCAGAGTTCGTCGTAAAGGCTTCTCTCGACTCCACTTGGCGGCTTCATCAAGGAGAGCAAGCCCAAGAAGTCGTTCTGGCCCAACAAGGGGCTACGGCGCGCACCATCCAAGGTCTGAAGCCTCTTCTAGATCCGCCCCAAATCGTTAAATTCCGCACGGCTGCTTAA
- the secA gene encoding preprotein translocase subunit SecA, translating into MEKLEQIWEKISLFCGGLLSGFERLITSMFGSSNARYIKKMQGLVDAINELEPKYEAITDDELRDQTRLFKQRLASGETLDDILVEAFAVGREAGKRFLGMRHYDVQLIGGIVLHRGNVAEMVTGEGKTLVATLPAYLNAIEGKGVYVITVNDYLARRDMEWMAPLYRGLGLTVNAIQNDMSVRERQQAYSCDITYGTNNEFGFDYLRDNMRPAARGDERFPKDYQQSQGRLNYAIIDEVDNILIDEARTPLIISGPANVSKDKYGDADRIARTLKKEQHFVVNEKDRTTNLTEDGVREAERLAGVESFYTSGNMEWPHLIDNSLRAHYLYQLDVDYVVEDGKIVIIDVHTGRKMEGRQWSDGMHQAVEAKEGVKIKEETQTLATVTLQNFFKLFDKLSGMTGTAMTEAGELWKIYELDVIAIPTNRAMQRIMYTDVIFMTENEKYEAVADEIERTIKWDVVTFKNGDELWGEILKEHEDSIEIHPKGQKQPTKIERAKIKAIQYKGRPVLVGTVSIEKSERLSRLLDKRGIKHDLLNAKQHKREADIVAQAGRIGAVTIATNMAGRGTDIIMGGNPETMAWAQLQHKYQTRLDVPQEEWEQLVEEIQQREQMKVMGKKVKELGGLHVIGTERHESRRIDLQLRGRCGRQGDPGSSRFFLSLEDDLMRIYFGDWARNFIQRMPAAMRPQPGDAIESKMIMRRIEGAQKKREEQNFEARKNLLEYDEVMDEQRKRVYGFRQQILEGGDSRDLIMDMVSEQIDYHVRMFLEKDFGIETFAKWAGSELSCELNTRDLRGLDFPSAEMYAKDMAERAAASNIMASIDENLPDSEDESEWNWGAMARFANGMWKLNLNDRDLRKVGRDQVDEFLITKARESIEKVDLSEGEKFLDKEFGLNTLNHWCKYKFGFNVDVEKLQEKPAKTVIDLVHENAIKVYDQKEAEYPVLTGLYRFSDKSGGHARLNRDGLLEWAANRFETPLNTEEFKSKQREDIQRMLVPLSEKHKKIALEKMKVVHEKVEQLYADNSDSQTLSVISGGNGQMGSLNAWIQQNIETEIPEAELEQFDKAQLESRLIREVYERYRPEMTRMERSVLLELIDNAWKDHLLAMDHLRSAVSFVGYAQVDSKVEFKREGMRLFEQMWRSVGERVTDLVYKIENLNEEFVSSTWKESEARHDSASSMTEMARQQEEAINNSQGDTEVTAPIRNVGEKIRRNDPCPCGSGKKYKSCCMKQEQAN; encoded by the coding sequence ATGGAGAAACTGGAACAGATTTGGGAAAAGATCAGCCTCTTTTGTGGCGGTCTTTTAAGCGGCTTTGAACGACTGATCACGTCGATGTTCGGTTCGTCTAACGCCCGCTATATCAAAAAGATGCAGGGCCTCGTTGACGCAATCAACGAGCTGGAACCGAAGTACGAAGCGATCACCGACGACGAACTTCGCGACCAAACCCGTCTCTTTAAGCAACGACTGGCCTCTGGCGAAACGCTGGACGACATCTTAGTCGAGGCGTTTGCTGTGGGTCGTGAAGCCGGCAAACGCTTTCTCGGCATGCGGCATTACGACGTCCAGCTGATCGGGGGTATTGTCTTGCACCGCGGGAACGTCGCGGAAATGGTCACCGGTGAAGGTAAAACCCTCGTAGCTACGCTGCCCGCTTACCTGAATGCTATCGAAGGCAAAGGGGTCTACGTCATTACGGTGAACGATTACCTCGCCCGTCGTGACATGGAATGGATGGCTCCGCTCTATCGAGGACTCGGCCTGACCGTCAATGCGATTCAAAACGACATGTCTGTCCGCGAACGCCAACAGGCCTATAGCTGCGACATCACCTACGGAACCAACAACGAATTTGGCTTTGATTACCTTCGCGACAACATGCGCCCTGCCGCACGCGGAGACGAGCGTTTCCCGAAGGATTATCAACAGTCGCAAGGCCGTCTCAACTACGCGATCATTGACGAAGTCGACAATATTCTGATCGACGAAGCCCGGACTCCGCTGATCATCAGTGGCCCTGCCAATGTAAGTAAAGACAAGTACGGCGACGCGGACCGAATCGCCCGAACGCTGAAGAAAGAACAGCACTTCGTCGTCAACGAAAAAGACCGCACGACCAACCTGACTGAAGATGGTGTGCGGGAAGCGGAACGCTTGGCCGGTGTCGAAAGTTTCTACACTTCCGGCAACATGGAATGGCCGCACTTGATCGACAACTCTCTGCGTGCCCATTACCTGTACCAGTTAGACGTCGACTATGTGGTGGAAGACGGCAAGATCGTGATCATCGATGTTCACACCGGCCGTAAAATGGAAGGCCGTCAGTGGAGCGACGGCATGCACCAGGCTGTCGAAGCGAAGGAAGGGGTCAAGATCAAGGAAGAGACCCAGACCTTGGCGACAGTCACGCTGCAAAACTTCTTCAAGCTATTCGACAAGCTGTCTGGGATGACCGGTACGGCCATGACCGAGGCAGGCGAATTGTGGAAGATCTACGAGCTGGATGTGATCGCCATTCCCACCAACCGGGCCATGCAGCGAATCATGTACACCGACGTGATCTTCATGACCGAAAACGAGAAGTACGAAGCGGTCGCCGACGAGATCGAACGGACCATCAAGTGGGACGTCGTCACCTTTAAGAACGGGGACGAACTATGGGGTGAAATCCTCAAAGAACATGAGGATTCGATTGAAATCCACCCCAAGGGGCAAAAACAGCCCACCAAGATCGAACGCGCCAAGATCAAAGCCATACAGTACAAAGGCCGCCCCGTCCTGGTTGGTACCGTCAGCATCGAAAAGAGCGAACGCCTATCGCGATTGCTCGACAAACGCGGTATCAAGCACGATCTATTGAACGCCAAGCAGCACAAGCGCGAAGCCGATATTGTCGCCCAGGCAGGCCGCATCGGTGCGGTCACCATCGCTACCAACATGGCCGGTCGCGGTACCGACATTATCATGGGGGGCAACCCCGAGACGATGGCCTGGGCTCAGCTTCAACACAAGTACCAAACGCGGCTGGATGTCCCACAGGAAGAGTGGGAGCAGTTGGTTGAAGAGATCCAGCAGCGTGAGCAAATGAAGGTGATGGGCAAGAAGGTTAAGGAACTGGGCGGCCTGCACGTGATCGGTACCGAGCGGCACGAGTCCCGCCGTATCGACCTTCAGCTGCGTGGTCGCTGTGGTCGACAAGGTGACCCAGGTAGCTCGCGATTCTTTCTATCGCTCGAAGACGACCTGATGCGAATCTACTTCGGAGACTGGGCTCGTAACTTCATCCAACGGATGCCAGCGGCCATGAGGCCCCAGCCAGGCGACGCGATCGAAAGCAAGATGATCATGCGTCGCATCGAAGGTGCCCAAAAGAAACGAGAAGAACAAAACTTCGAGGCCCGTAAGAATCTGCTCGAATACGACGAAGTCATGGACGAGCAGCGAAAACGAGTTTACGGCTTCCGCCAGCAAATTCTAGAAGGTGGCGACAGCCGCGATCTGATCATGGACATGGTCAGTGAGCAGATCGACTACCACGTGCGGATGTTCCTGGAAAAAGACTTTGGCATCGAAACGTTTGCCAAATGGGCCGGCAGCGAACTATCGTGCGAATTGAACACGCGCGATCTCCGCGGTCTGGATTTCCCCTCGGCAGAAATGTATGCCAAAGACATGGCCGAGAGAGCCGCCGCATCGAACATTATGGCTTCGATCGACGAAAATCTGCCCGATAGCGAAGACGAAAGCGAATGGAACTGGGGCGCGATGGCCCGCTTCGCCAACGGCATGTGGAAGTTGAATCTGAATGATCGTGATCTGCGAAAAGTCGGCCGCGATCAGGTCGACGAATTCCTGATCACCAAGGCCCGCGAATCGATTGAGAAGGTCGACCTCAGCGAAGGTGAAAAGTTCCTCGACAAAGAGTTTGGCCTCAACACGCTGAACCATTGGTGCAAATACAAGTTCGGCTTCAATGTCGATGTCGAGAAGCTGCAAGAAAAACCAGCGAAGACGGTGATCGACCTGGTCCATGAAAATGCGATCAAAGTCTACGACCAGAAGGAAGCCGAGTACCCGGTCCTTACCGGTCTGTATCGCTTCAGTGACAAGAGCGGTGGCCACGCTCGCTTGAACCGCGATGGCCTCTTGGAATGGGCCGCCAACCGCTTTGAAACACCACTGAACACAGAGGAATTTAAGAGCAAGCAGCGAGAAGATATCCAGCGAATGCTGGTCCCGCTGAGCGAAAAGCACAAGAAGATTGCCCTCGAAAAGATGAAAGTCGTCCACGAAAAGGTCGAACAGCTTTACGCGGACAACTCCGATAGCCAAACCCTCTCGGTTATCAGCGGCGGCAACGGCCAGATGGGATCGCTCAATGCCTGGATCCAGCAGAACATCGAAACTGAAATTCCCGAGGCGGAGTTAGAGCAGTTCGACAAAGCCCAACTGGAATCTCGACTGATCCGTGAAGTCTACGAGCGTTATCGCCCGGAAATGACCCGCATGGAACGCAGCGTCTTGCTGGAACTGATCGATAATGCCTGGAAAGACCACCTCCTGGCGATGGACCACCTCCGCAGCGCGGTCAGCTTTGTCGGCTACGCTCAGGTTGACTCCAAAGTCGAATTCAAACGCGAAGGGATGCGTCTCTTCGAGCAAATGTGGCGCAGCGTTGGCGAACGCGTGACCGACTTGGTTTACAAGATCGAGAACCTGAACGAAGAGTTCGTCAGCTCGACCTGGAAGGAATCGGAAGCTCGCCACGACTCTGCTTCCAGCATGACCGAAATGGCTCGCCAGCAGGAAGAAGCCATTAACAACTCGCAGGGAGACACCGAGGTCACCGCACCAATTCGTAACGTCGGCGAAAAGATCCGCCGTAACGATCCGTGCCCTTGCGGCAGTGGCAAGAAGTACAAGTCCTGCTGCATGAAGCAGGAACAAGCGAACTAG
- a CDS encoding MBL fold metallo-hydrolase produces MGVPVVGCGCDVCQSTNPKNKRTRCSVIFGLPEGNLLIDTPPDLRTQLLANGIGIVHAVAFTHSHADHLFGLDDVRLFQFYLGQAVPIYCEPNVDAKIRRVYDYAFSTEAQTHIGSRPALDMQEIGLDPFEVLGAKVTPIRLQHGPRFEVLGFRVGNVAYCTDVNHIPDESWAKLQGLDVLILDALRPEPHPTHFSIEEAVEVAQKVGAKQTYFTHIACRLEHERTNAWLPEGMELAYDGLELPLT; encoded by the coding sequence ATGGGGGTGCCGGTGGTGGGCTGCGGCTGCGATGTCTGCCAAAGCACCAATCCTAAGAATAAGCGAACGCGGTGCAGCGTTATCTTCGGCTTGCCGGAGGGAAATCTGCTGATCGACACGCCACCAGACTTACGGACACAGCTATTGGCCAACGGAATCGGCATCGTCCATGCCGTCGCGTTTACGCACAGTCATGCCGATCACTTGTTCGGGCTCGACGACGTTCGGCTGTTTCAATTCTATCTCGGCCAAGCGGTGCCCATCTACTGCGAGCCCAACGTCGACGCCAAGATCCGCAGGGTGTACGACTACGCTTTCAGTACCGAGGCTCAAACCCACATCGGTTCGCGGCCAGCTCTCGACATGCAAGAGATTGGGTTAGATCCGTTCGAGGTGCTTGGGGCGAAGGTCACTCCAATCCGCTTGCAGCACGGGCCCCGCTTTGAAGTCTTGGGCTTTCGCGTTGGCAACGTCGCTTACTGTACCGACGTGAATCACATTCCCGACGAAAGCTGGGCGAAGCTCCAGGGGTTGGACGTGCTGATCCTGGACGCGTTGCGACCGGAACCTCACCCGACGCACTTTTCTATTGAAGAAGCGGTCGAGGTGGCCCAGAAGGTTGGCGCAAAACAGACATATTTCACACACATTGCTTGTCGACTAGAGCACGAGCGAACCAACGCCTGGCTGCCTGAGGGGATGGAACTGGCCTACGACGGGCTAGAGTTGCCTCTGACGTAA
- a CDS encoding GNAT family N-acetyltransferase, whose translation MIEYQVEPNLSVDDYLDVLNRSQLAKRRPVDDREKLTKMVRNADILFTARSEGRLVGIARSMSDFAHATYLADLAVDQAFQKQGIGRELIARTHQAAGKHTILLLLAAPNAASYYPHVGMQKHDSCWIIPRE comes from the coding sequence ATGATCGAATACCAAGTCGAACCGAATCTTTCAGTCGATGACTACCTGGACGTGTTAAACCGCTCGCAGTTGGCCAAGCGCCGTCCGGTCGACGATCGCGAGAAGTTGACCAAGATGGTTCGCAACGCCGACATTCTTTTTACTGCTCGCAGCGAAGGTCGATTGGTGGGCATTGCCCGCAGCATGAGTGACTTCGCCCACGCGACTTACCTGGCCGACCTGGCAGTGGATCAGGCCTTTCAGAAGCAAGGCATCGGCCGCGAGCTGATCGCCCGAACGCACCAGGCAGCCGGCAAACACACCATCCTGCTACTATTGGCGGCACCCAATGCGGCCAGCTATTACCCGCACGTGGGCATGCAGAAGCATGACTCTTGCTGGATTATTCCACGGGAGTAG
- a CDS encoding alpha/beta hydrolase, with product MNGIWYTLPLILIALVGFVFGLRVLVRKLLSGTYKAGEVIDPYRPKNFSIPDPVEVEFEGEKQTILRGRFWKGKSDKAVVVVHGIDGPSIEMLPHVSYLYRAGYSVLVYDNRGRGESDGGFSTLGYLEWRDVLCAVEWVKGQPGIAADMIGLHGLSLGAACVIMAAAEDHHVRGVLAESPFVSMPIMLTHVANKMTRLPKFLIGRLIEIFLDWSLKTKLRLVEPHTAVKNISPRPIYIIDAEEDQLFPVDTAQTVYDAAEQPKRFWKVHGAAHANCWHVMPEEYEQRALDFWQDVFSDTSQSKRSEALNSQATDYPAEAAGNRSPSSS from the coding sequence ATGAACGGAATTTGGTACACGCTACCACTGATTTTGATTGCGCTGGTCGGTTTTGTTTTTGGACTGCGAGTTCTCGTTCGTAAACTGCTCAGCGGAACCTATAAAGCCGGCGAGGTCATCGATCCGTATCGCCCCAAGAATTTCTCGATCCCCGATCCGGTTGAAGTCGAGTTCGAAGGGGAAAAACAAACCATCCTGCGCGGCAGATTCTGGAAAGGAAAGAGCGACAAGGCCGTTGTTGTCGTGCATGGCATTGATGGCCCGTCGATCGAAATGCTGCCCCATGTGTCGTATCTTTACCGGGCCGGATATAGCGTTTTGGTGTATGACAACCGAGGACGGGGCGAAAGTGATGGTGGTTTCTCGACGCTAGGGTATCTCGAATGGCGAGATGTCCTTTGCGCTGTCGAGTGGGTCAAGGGTCAGCCAGGCATTGCCGCCGACATGATTGGCCTGCACGGACTTTCGTTGGGCGCTGCCTGCGTGATCATGGCAGCCGCTGAAGACCACCACGTCCGTGGAGTGTTGGCCGAAAGCCCTTTCGTTTCGATGCCAATCATGTTGACCCATGTGGCCAACAAGATGACGCGACTGCCGAAGTTCCTTATCGGTCGCCTAATCGAGATCTTTCTCGACTGGTCCCTTAAGACGAAGCTGCGTCTGGTCGAACCCCATACCGCCGTTAAGAACATCTCGCCTCGACCGATCTACATTATTGATGCCGAGGAAGATCAACTCTTTCCTGTAGATACCGCTCAGACGGTATACGATGCGGCCGAGCAGCCTAAGCGATTCTGGAAGGTCCACGGGGCCGCCCATGCCAACTGTTGGCATGTGATGCCGGAAGAATACGAGCAACGAGCACTGGACTTCTGGCAAGATGTCTTTTCAGATACGTCCCAATCGAAGCGGTCTGAAGCCTTGAACTCGCAAGCGACCGACTATCCAGCAGAAGCCGCTGGCAATCGATCGCCCTCTTCATCCTAG
- the mscL gene encoding large conductance mechanosensitive channel protein MscL, which translates to MGIIGDFKKFALRGNLIDMAVGFTVGAAFTSVAKSLVSDIIMPPLGFLLGKSDFSDLFIVLNPANPEATYKTVAQAQEAGLTTINYGLFINNIISFLLVAFAMFLIIRMINQLDKRLEDTFGGDKPQPGDPENKKCPYCLSTIPYRATRCASCTAELPSAETQPNSVS; encoded by the coding sequence ATGGGAATCATCGGTGACTTTAAAAAGTTTGCACTTCGCGGCAATCTTATTGATATGGCCGTCGGATTCACGGTGGGTGCCGCGTTCACGTCGGTAGCCAAGTCGTTGGTGAGCGATATCATCATGCCGCCGCTGGGCTTTCTCTTAGGCAAGAGCGACTTCTCTGATTTGTTCATCGTGCTTAACCCGGCCAATCCCGAGGCAACCTACAAGACGGTCGCCCAAGCCCAGGAAGCAGGCCTCACGACAATCAACTACGGGCTCTTCATCAACAATATCATTTCGTTCCTATTGGTTGCTTTTGCAATGTTTTTGATCATCCGTATGATCAACCAATTGGATAAGCGACTCGAGGATACCTTCGGCGGAGACAAGCCACAGCCAGGCGATCCTGAAAACAAGAAATGCCCTTACTGCCTGTCGACGATTCCCTATCGCGCGACACGATGTGCGAGCTGTACGGCGGAGCTACCCTCTGCCGAGACGCAACCGAATTCAGTCAGTTAA
- a CDS encoding glucosamine-6-phosphate isomerase: MARPISKVAPQWWDYTTLDEELLADAAKLTPDDLLQLSRPGFEVRIFDTLEELFCAEALEYIEAWQQSTPDNPCGICGPVGPTEQLPLVARMVNALGIDLKKRDAHFWGMDEWVDENDIPVPVEFPLSFAKADKDLCFNRIDPKYSMPTANLHFPTGDLEAYSKSYDDVRCLVMQGGQGEVKHWAFNDPPKREGDYVDAPPPPEVYRELGTRVTDLHPMTVIQNARTSGGGYVPMVPTRACTVGPKETWKAERVSIWHPGHHDNPFGMRLSALMISKGIADTSLPMSLLADHPNVTFSYYRGGIGTVETEMH; this comes from the coding sequence ATGGCCCGACCGATTAGTAAAGTGGCACCGCAGTGGTGGGACTACACAACCCTCGACGAAGAGCTCTTGGCCGATGCTGCCAAGCTGACTCCTGACGACTTGCTTCAGCTTTCTCGCCCTGGGTTTGAAGTCCGGATCTTCGACACGCTGGAAGAGCTTTTCTGTGCCGAAGCGTTGGAATACATCGAAGCCTGGCAGCAAAGCACGCCAGACAATCCGTGCGGCATCTGCGGCCCGGTCGGACCAACCGAACAGCTCCCCCTGGTGGCCAGGATGGTCAACGCGTTGGGCATCGACCTGAAGAAACGGGACGCCCATTTCTGGGGCATGGACGAATGGGTCGACGAAAACGACATTCCGGTTCCCGTCGAGTTCCCGCTTTCGTTCGCCAAGGCCGACAAGGACCTCTGCTTCAACCGGATCGACCCGAAGTACTCGATGCCAACCGCTAATCTGCACTTCCCTACCGGCGACCTGGAAGCGTACTCGAAGTCATACGACGACGTCCGTTGTTTGGTCATGCAAGGCGGCCAAGGCGAAGTCAAGCATTGGGCGTTCAACGATCCACCGAAGCGCGAAGGCGACTACGTCGACGCTCCACCACCGCCGGAGGTTTACCGGGAACTGGGCACTCGCGTGACCGACCTGCACCCAATGACGGTCATCCAGAATGCACGCACCAGTGGCGGTGGCTACGTGCCGATGGTCCCTACCCGAGCTTGCACTGTGGGGCCTAAGGAAACCTGGAAAGCCGAGCGTGTTTCGATCTGGCACCCAGGCCATCACGACAACCCTTTCGGCATGCGGCTGTCGGCTTTGATGATCAGCAAAGGTATTGCTGACACAAGCCTTCCGATGTCGCTCCTGGCCGATCACCCCAACGTCACCTTCAGCTACTATCGTGGTGGTATTGGGACCGTGGAAACGGAAATGCATTAA
- a CDS encoding PIG-L deacetylase family protein: MSDAKNVVLCFMAHPDDAEILCGGVLIRLGELGWDVHIATVAAGDCGSEKLPGPEIAAIRKNEGTAAAQLIGGTYHTLAEPDVNVIFDKSTNRKAIDLFRQLCPTLVITHPREDYMLDHEQTHLLARSAAFSFPIPNASSIPLLPGTHIPHLYYADPIEGRNPYTGEPVTPTVTIDVSRFIDRKAEMLACHASQREWLRAHHGMDEYLEAMKRHSAERGSLIGTDYAESFRQHLGHAFPQNDLLAQLLP; the protein is encoded by the coding sequence TTGAGCGACGCGAAGAACGTTGTTCTGTGTTTCATGGCCCATCCAGATGACGCGGAAATTTTGTGTGGTGGCGTACTCATTCGCCTGGGCGAGCTTGGCTGGGACGTGCATATCGCCACAGTGGCCGCTGGAGACTGCGGTTCCGAGAAACTCCCAGGCCCCGAGATCGCCGCGATTCGTAAGAATGAAGGGACTGCCGCTGCGCAGTTGATCGGCGGTACGTATCACACGCTGGCCGAGCCCGACGTGAATGTAATATTTGATAAGTCGACCAACCGTAAGGCGATCGATCTGTTTCGGCAGCTATGCCCGACGCTGGTCATCACGCACCCTCGTGAAGACTACATGCTCGATCACGAGCAAACCCACCTTTTGGCCCGCAGTGCGGCGTTCAGTTTCCCTATTCCGAATGCTTCGAGCATACCTCTGTTGCCCGGCACTCACATTCCTCATTTGTATTACGCCGACCCGATTGAAGGCCGAAATCCGTATACTGGCGAGCCGGTCACACCAACGGTTACCATTGACGTGAGCCGCTTCATTGACCGTAAGGCCGAGATGCTGGCCTGCCATGCTTCGCAGCGCGAGTGGCTACGGGCACATCACGGCATGGACGAATACCTGGAAGCGATGAAGCGGCACAGTGCCGAGCGAGGTTCGCTGATCGGAACCGATTATGCCGAATCCTTTCGCCAGCACTTAGGTCATGCGTTTCCCCAAAACGATTTACTCGCTCAACTCCTCCCCTGA